A DNA window from Loxodonta africana isolate mLoxAfr1 chromosome 7, mLoxAfr1.hap2, whole genome shotgun sequence contains the following coding sequences:
- the FANCF gene encoding Fanconi anemia group F protein has product MEPLLQHLERFSEVLAVSRTTHVSTWDPATVRRALQWARYLRHIHRRFGRHGRIRTALERRLHNQWRQESSPGPGPVPGLTNFQSLGRCDILLAVRLLENRALGDAACHHLLHQLFPGPGVRDTEEETLQDCLARLARRRSAVHMLRLSGYREEDSLVKTQAELLLERLQEVGQAEAEGPSRLLSRLWERLPQNNFLKVTAAALLLPPPSTRPQEEELALGSPKAPGRGRQELVRWLLGKPDIMVVFCRSLPASLLASVVGRHPALSRVYLGLLTDWGRHLYYDLQKGSWVRAEPQDLPWEELYDRFQSLCQASPPLKDEVLTTLKSCKAQDGDYEVPGLSIWTDLLLALGSGT; this is encoded by the coding sequence ATGGAGCCGCTCCTGCAGCACCTGGAGCGCTTCTCTGAGGTTCTGGCGGTCTCCCGCACTACCCACGTAAGCACCTGGGACCCCGCGACCGTGCGCCGGGCCTTGCAGTGGGCTCGCTACCTGCGCCACATCCATCGGCGCTTCGGCCGCCATGGCCGGATCCGCACGGCTTTGGAGCGGCGACTGCACAACCAGTGGAGGCAGGAGAGCAGCCCTGGGCCTGGTCCAGTCCCCGGACTGACGAACTTCCAGTCCCTGGGGCGCTGTGACATTCTGCTAGCTGTGCGTCTGCTGGAGAACCGGGCCCTCGGGGATGCCGCCTGTCACCACCTGCTGCACCAGCTCTTTCCGGGCCCCGGCGTCCGGGACACCGAAGAGGAGACGCTGCAAGACTGCCTGGCTCGCCTCGCCCGCCGCCGGTCCGCTGTCCATATGCTGCGCCTCAGTGGCTACCGGGAGGAGGACTCGCTGGTGAAGACGCAGGCGGAGCTGCTGCTGGAGCGTCTGCAGGAGGTGGGGCAGGCCGAAGCGGAGGGCCCCAGCCGGCTTCTCAGCCGCCTGTGGGAGCGCTTGCCGCAGAACAACTTCCTGAAGGTGACAGCGGCCGCGCTGCTGCTACCGCCGCCGTCTACCCGGCCCCAAGAAGAGGAGTTGGCACTGGGCAGCCCCAAAGCACCCGGAAGGGGGAGGCAGGAACTGGTCCGTTGGCTTCTAGGAAAGCCGGACATCATGGTTGTCTTTTGTCGCAGCCTCCCAGCCAGCCTTTTAGCTTCGGTAGTAGGCCGCCATCCAGCGCTTTCCCGGGTCTATTTGGGTCTGCTAACAGACTGGGGTCGACATCTGTACTATGACCTACAGAAAGGCAGTTGGGTTAGAGCAGAGCCCCAGGATTTGCCCTGGGAGGAGTTGTACGACAGGTTTCAAAGCCTCTGCCAGGCCTCTCCACCTCTGAAAGATGAAGTTCTAACTACCCTGAAGTCCTGTAAGGCCCAGGATGGAGATTATGAAGTCCCAGGGCTTAGCATCTGGACAGATCTGTTGTTGGCTCTTGGCAGTGGTACATGA